A window from Ostrinia nubilalis chromosome 13, ilOstNubi1.1, whole genome shotgun sequence encodes these proteins:
- the LOC135077164 gene encoding lipase 3-like, producing MLLTAVLLCLVAAVTSSPHADFIEDLYRDSKFSARISDNILEDASLDVPDLVRKYRYPLEEHFVRTEDGYILGVHRIPHGRDRNNVPGPRPIVFVMHGLFSSSADWVLAGPGCGFAYILAEEGFDVWLGNARGNYYSRRHERLNPDAILSTAFWQFSWDEIGNKDLPAMIDYALAHTGRDRLHYIGHSQGTTSFFVMGSLRPDYNQKIISMHAFAPVAYMAHNQNLLLKVLSRYADNIEFALSLIGVGEFFPNNNVMTWAGQALCMDEVTFQPLCSNILFLMGGWSECQHNATLFPIKLGHTPAGAASRQLVHYAQGISGKEFRRYNHGSWLANRRAYGSINPPRYDLSRITTPVFLHYSDSDPLAHVSDVDRLFRELGRPIGKFRVPLATFSHIDFMWGVSAKELLYMRTINLIRSMDVNGFVDEKDLTDE from the exons ATGTTACTCACAGCTGTCTTGTTGTGTTTAGTGGCTGCGGTGACTAGTTCACCGCATGCTGATTTTATAGAAGATCTGTACAGAGATTCTAAATTCAGTGCAAGGATATCTGATAATATTCTCGAAGACGCCTCTTTGGACGTG CCCGATCTTGTCAGGAAGTATCGGTATCCTTTGGAAGAGCACTTCGTTAGGACCGAAGATGGGTACATACTGGGAGTGCACCGCATACCTCACGGTCGGGACCGCAACAACGTCCCTGGTCCCAGGCCGATAGTGTTCGTGATGCACGGCCTATTTTCTTCCTCCGCAGACTGGGTCTTGGCTGGTCCTGGTTGTGGGTTTG cTTACATATTGGCAGAAGAAGGATTTGATGTTTGGCTGGGTAACGCGCGTGGCAACTACTACTCTCGTCGCCACGAGCGACTGAACCCTGACGCTATCCTAAGTACCGCTTTCTGGCAATTCTCCTGGGATGAAATCGGAAACAAAGACTTGCCAGCGATGATCGACTATGCCCTCGCTCACACCGGGAGGGACAGGCTTCACTACATCGGACATTCACAAGGCACCACATCATTCTTTGTTATGGGCTCGCTGCGGCCAGATTACAATCAGAAAATTATTTCTATGCATGCGTTCGCTCCCGTCGCATACATGGCGCATAATCAAAATCTTCTCTTAAAGGTGCTCTCACGTTATGCTGACAATATTGAG tttgCTCTCTCCCTTATTGGAGTTGGAGAATTTTTCCCGAACAATAATGTTATGACATGGGCTGGCCAGGCTTTATGTATGGATGAAGTCACATTCCAGCCTTTATGTAGTAATATACTTTTCCTTATGGGTGGATGGAGCGAATGTCAACATAATGCC ACATTGTTCCCTATAAAGTTGGGACACACCCCGGCCGGCGCCGCATCCAGGCAGCTAGTGCACTACGCTCAAGGCATCTCTGGCAAGGAGTTCCGTCGCTACAACCACGGCAGTTGGTTGGCCAATAGGCGCGCGTACGGCAGTATAAACCCTCCTCGGTACGACCTTTCTCGGATCACGACACCAGTGTTCCTACATTACTCGGACAGCGATCCTCTGGCTCACGTCAGTGACGTAGACAGACTGTTCCGCGAACTTGGCAGACCTATCGGAAAATTCCGAGTCCCGCTAGCAACATTCAGCCACATAGACTTCATGTGGGGCGTCTCTGCTAAGGAACTGCTTTATATGAGAACTATCAACCTTATTAGATCAATGGATGTTAACGGCTTTGTGGATGAAAAAGATTTGACTGACGAATAA
- the LOC135077166 gene encoding ommochrome-binding protein-like, with amino-acid sequence MFYQQDVAFMEVNEKLHKKHVILADVNIPYKFSLSRAKDCLFFCINADDFSEHSFHSVVLDLQSGLATIIPSIRNGFASAVDQTTGAVYLGGSDGIYQYNFHTKDVNKPALISGIDIFDMYFQNNLYFVDTANQNLYIYKEKKPIIIPELKDYQIQHFVVDPQDNVMFVNSTGLFILTKGSKLATLYDDRNITFRGATTDVVGVPHFIAQDGIYTIDENKELVKILSLENGYGLAFDKDDNIIYSDERTVNKLVSHEKTKARLQEAAFANQQKMLS; translated from the coding sequence ATGTTTTATCAGCAAGATGTGGCTTTTATGGAAGTTAACGAGAAACTGCACAAAAAGCATGTAATTTTAGCGGATGTGAACATACCGTATAAATTTTCACTGAGCAGAGCTAAAGACTGTTTGTTTTTCTGCATAAACGCTGATGATTTTTCAGAGCACAGTTTTCACTCGGTCGTGTTAGACCTCCAAAGTGGATTGGCGACGATTATACCGAGCATACGCAATGGGTTCGCGAGTGCCGTAGATCAAACCACCGGCGCGGTGTACCTGGGGGGCAGCGATGGCATATACCAATACAACTTTCACACAAAAGATGTCAACAAACCGGCTCTGATAAGCGGTATCGATATCTTTGATatgtactttcaaaataatCTATACTTCGTAGACACAGCCAACCAGAATCTCTacatttataaagaaaaaaaaccgATTATAATACCTGAGCTGAAAGACTATCAGATACAACACTTCGTTGTAGACCCTCAAGATaatgtaatgtttgtaaattcAACTGGGTTATTTATACTGACGAAAGGATCTAAATTAGCAACTCTATATGATGACAGAAATATCACATTTCGAGGAGCAACCACAGATGTGGTTGGTGTTCCTCATTTCATTGCACAAGATGGGATCTACACAATCGACGAAAATAAGGaattagtaaaaatattgtCTCTCGAAAATGGCTATGGGCTAGCGTTTGATAAAGATGATAACATCATTTATAGCGATGAACGTACTGTAAACAAACTAGTATCTCATGAAAAAACCAAAGCACGGTTACAGGAAGCTGCGTTCGCTAATCAACAAAAAATGTTAAGTTAA
- the LOC135077165 gene encoding putative nuclease HARBI1 — MNAINAIVHLANNADPARRRKLYRQRSNPFDLRDLNFKIKYRFNKDTVRTIIDLVEDDLVQSARGGGTCPELQVLVAIRCWGRREVQDDAGDLHGLSQPTVSRICARVAHAIANKANSFIKMPITIGEQERISAKFRAIKNFPGVIGAIDCTHIKIKKTGGDMAQYYINRKGYYSLNVQVVCDADLKIMDIVARWRGSTHDSRIFMESNIKQRFEDRQFRGRLIGDSGYPLLPYLFTPILRPSRPEEEAYNNAHISTRNTVERCFGVWKQRFQCLLHGLPVSLQNGKAVIIALAVLHNIAIDMNDTLLEQHMEQVPVTPQLSTENSVHDNRPSLLRRRSQLILQNFINQHF, encoded by the exons atgaatgctataaatgcaattgtgcatttagccaataatgccgacccagcgcgacgtagaaagctctaccgccaacgaagcaacccattcgatttgcgggacctaaattttaaaataaaatataggttcaataaggacacagtgcgcaccatcatagatttggtggaagatgatctggttcagagcgctagaggtggtggcacgtgtcctgaactgcaagttttagtggccataagatgttggggacgtcgtgag gtacaagatgatgctggtgacctccatggcctaagtcagccgacagtgagccggatatgcgccagagtcgcgcatgcaatcgcgaataaggcaaattccttcatcaaaatgcctatcactataggagagcaggaaagaattagtgccaaatttagagcaattaaaaattttcctggggtgataggagccatagattgcacccacattaaaattaaaaaaaccggaggtgacatggcccagtactatattaatagaaaaggctattattccctgaatgttcag gttgtctgtgatgctgacctcaaaataatggatatagtggctagatggcgaggcagtacacatgacagtcgaatttttatggagagcaatataaaacaacgatttgaggataggcagtttagaggacgccttattggcgattcgggctaccctcttctgccatatctatttacacctattttaaggcctagtcgtccagaagaagaagcatacaataatgctcacatctcaactaggaacactgttgaaaggtgttttggggtgtggaagcagcggttccaatgcctactccatggcttaccagtaagcctccaaaatggaaaagctgtgatcatagcattggctgtattacataatatagccattgatatgaatgacacattgttag aacaacatatggagcaggtccctgtaactccgcaactttcgacggagaacagtgttcacgacaaccgaccttcattgttgaggcgtaggtcgcagttgatactacaaaattttataaatcaacatttttga